GCTATAGGTTCTAACACTCTTTTCAGTAGGAGTCTGCTGAAAAGCGCCTCTATCCTGTGTTTCTTCTTTGACTAACCGTTTGTCTTCATAGAAAAGCTGGGTAGTGGAAAGCAGTAGCCCCCATTTTTCTTGTGGATATTCAGCAGGTGAGGCGTAGACTTCTTGGTAGATAAGATTGCTATCGGTGTTATAATGTTCCACGCTTATTTTATACGCTTTAGCCGTCGGGTTTTCTATAGAGTCAATAAGGGTATAATAAACATTAAGACCAATATGCTTGTGGTTTTCTTGGCCGCTACAGCTGTTAACAGTAAGGCAGATGAGCGGCAGGAAAATGGCAGTCAGTAGGGTCTTCATAATTACGTACAACGTAGAAGGTATTGCTGGCAGTACAGGTAGTCTGTGATACGGGAGCTTAACCTTTCTCAGTTGTTGATTATTATTTATAGTTGAAGATAGTACTTCGCCTGTGTTGCAGCAATATTGTGTGCTTGTTGCACAACTCAGCCTCCTAAAGCCACTGTAAAAGTGGTAAATTAAACCATGCAAGGAAAGAAACCTTTTCAAGACAAGCGCCTTGCTTCCTTCCGCCTCTCGGAGCGGGTGCCGCGTGACAACTTCTACCGCCGCTTAAAAGCAATCATGGATGTGGAGTGGCTCTATGAAGCCACCCAAAAGTACTATGGCCGTGAGGGCCACAAATCGCTGGACCCGGTGGTGTTCTTCAAACTCATTTTAATTGGTTATCTCGAGAACCTCTTAAGCGATCGAAGAATCATCCAGACCGTCAGCCTGCGCCTGGATCTTTTGTACTTTATCGGTTACTCCCTGGACGAACCGCTGCCCTGGCATTCTACCATCAGCCGCACGCGTCAACTTCTGGGTGAAGAGGTCTTTAAAGAACTCTTCAAACGGGTCTTACGCCAGTGTGTGCAACAAGGCATGGTGAAGGGCAAACGCCAGGCCCTGGACTCGGTGCATGTCAAAGCCAATGCGTCGATGGACTCCTTAAAAGAAAAAGAAATTGTGCAGGACGGGGAAGCCTATGCAGGTGAACTCGGTGAAGATGCAGAGGACGAAGAGCAAACAGAAAAGCAAACCGTCTCCGTCTTCAAACACCAGCAAGTGCAGTGGCATCACGGCTGGAAGCGGAAGGCCTACAAAGGGCGGCCCAGTGGTGGATGGCGGGCTCGCTTTGTCTCCAACCACACCCACTACAGCACTACCGATGGGGATGCCCGTGTGGCCGTCAAACCCGGCAAGCCCCGCCAGTTAAACTATTTGGGGCAACTCAGTGTCGATACCGCCCATCACGTTATTACTTGTATACAGGCCGACTATGCCAGTAAAAAAGACTCGCAGTGTTTGCCCTCATTACTCCGGCATACCATTGACAATGTAAAGGCGGTAGGCTTAAAAGTAAAAGAAGTACTCTGCGATGCGGGCTACTCCTCTTCGGAGGCCCTAAAAGCACTGAAGCAGTACCGTGTCACCGGCTATATCCCCAACTTTGGGCAATATAAACCCACCCGGGAAGGCTTCCGCTATTTTGCCGGCGGGGATTATTACCAATGCTCCCGGGGAGTAAGGCTTCCTTTTAAACGCATCAAGGACTCTCATGATGGCACGTACCAGATGCGGGTCTACAGAAGCAGTTCTTTGGATTGCAGGAACTGCCCTTTGAGAAAAACCTGTATTGGTAAAAGTGATTTTAAAAAGATTGAAGACACTGTAGACAAACCCCTCTATGATGAGATGCATCTCCGGCTACAAACCCGCAAAGCCAAACGTATGAAACGGCTTAGGCAAGCCACCGTCGAACCGGTGATTGGTACCCTGGTGAACTTTTTAGGGATGCGACGAGTGAACACAAGAGGCATCCAGCTGGCCAACAAGTGTTTGCTGATGGCCGCCGTGTGTTATAATTTGAAAAGACTCCTAAAATGGATGGGGGAAGCCGAAGGCAAAGGCGAAAAAACGCTTGGCCAGCTACTGGTTATGCTGTAC
This genomic interval from Flavisolibacter tropicus contains the following:
- a CDS encoding IS1182 family transposase; amino-acid sequence: MQGKKPFQDKRLASFRLSERVPRDNFYRRLKAIMDVEWLYEATQKYYGREGHKSLDPVVFFKLILIGYLENLLSDRRIIQTVSLRLDLLYFIGYSLDEPLPWHSTISRTRQLLGEEVFKELFKRVLRQCVQQGMVKGKRQALDSVHVKANASMDSLKEKEIVQDGEAYAGELGEDAEDEEQTEKQTVSVFKHQQVQWHHGWKRKAYKGRPSGGWRARFVSNHTHYSTTDGDARVAVKPGKPRQLNYLGQLSVDTAHHVITCIQADYASKKDSQCLPSLLRHTIDNVKAVGLKVKEVLCDAGYSSSEALKALKQYRVTGYIPNFGQYKPTREGFRYFAGGDYYQCSRGVRLPFKRIKDSHDGTYQMRVYRSSSLDCRNCPLRKTCIGKSDFKKIEDTVDKPLYDEMHLRLQTRKAKRMKRLRQATVEPVIGTLVNFLGMRRVNTRGIQLANKCLLMAAVCYNLKRLLKWMGEAEGKGEKTLGQLLVMLYWLPVLYSRRGEQIQTSLSYAC